The following proteins come from a genomic window of Gemmatimonadaceae bacterium:
- a CDS encoding YidB family protein: protein MGLFDGLLGGIVGAEMATVVNGLIERHGGVQGVINHLQSQGLGPTVQSWVGSGPNQPVTPQELHAAVGPDLMAQLAAKIGVTPEELSAKLSQVLPGAIDKLTPNGQAPGPGASS from the coding sequence GCATCGTCGGGGCCGAGATGGCAACCGTTGTGAACGGGTTGATCGAACGGCATGGCGGTGTGCAGGGCGTGATCAATCACCTGCAGTCACAGGGCCTCGGGCCCACCGTGCAGTCGTGGGTGGGCAGCGGACCGAACCAGCCGGTCACGCCGCAGGAGCTCCACGCCGCGGTCGGGCCGGATCTGATGGCGCAGCTCGCGGCGAAGATCGGCGTGACACCTGAGGAGCTGTCGGCCAAGCTGTCGCAGGTGCTGCCGGGCGCGATCGACAAGCTGACGCCGAACGGTCAGGCGCCCGGGCCGGGCGCCAGCTCATGA